A part of Myxococcus landrumus genomic DNA contains:
- a CDS encoding SDR family oxidoreductase translates to MDVTRPGKGRLRVAVTGASGEYGKLLLPRLERDPDVESILVLDVVRPEGDKVEFHRVDLTRHDAEGELTDALSERPVDALYHLAFLFGPIRNGSLAHELEVIGTMNVLTAAGRAHLPRLIVPSLTAVYGARSNNPALLREESPLQGCPLSRFITDKVEVEGQVRAFRERHPEMQVLVLRFAPVLGPTIENPVTRLLTRTSVVPTLLGFDPLWQGLHEEDAGRALHVSLRAQASGEFNIVGRGVLPLSGLIRQAGARPLPLPGPLFRGALHALDVVGADTLPVALLDYIHYSWVADGERAETALGFIPFHHVRDAAAALRRS, encoded by the coding sequence ATGGACGTGACACGACCAGGCAAGGGACGGTTGCGCGTCGCGGTGACGGGAGCCAGCGGCGAGTACGGCAAGCTGCTGCTGCCCCGCCTCGAGCGGGACCCCGATGTGGAGAGCATCCTCGTGCTGGACGTGGTGCGTCCGGAGGGGGACAAGGTGGAGTTCCACCGGGTGGACCTCACCCGGCACGACGCCGAGGGCGAGCTCACCGACGCGCTCTCCGAGCGTCCGGTCGACGCGCTCTACCACCTGGCGTTCCTCTTCGGCCCCATCCGCAACGGCTCTCTGGCGCATGAGCTGGAGGTCATCGGCACCATGAACGTGCTGACCGCGGCGGGCCGGGCCCACCTGCCCCGGCTCATCGTCCCCTCCCTCACCGCGGTGTACGGCGCGCGGAGCAACAACCCGGCGCTGCTACGCGAGGAGTCGCCGCTGCAGGGCTGCCCTCTCAGCCGCTTCATCACCGACAAGGTGGAGGTGGAAGGACAGGTCCGAGCCTTCCGTGAGCGGCACCCGGAGATGCAGGTGCTCGTGCTGCGCTTCGCGCCGGTGCTGGGGCCCACCATCGAGAACCCGGTGACGCGCCTGCTCACGCGCACGTCCGTGGTCCCCACGCTCCTTGGGTTCGACCCCTTGTGGCAGGGGCTCCACGAAGAGGACGCGGGAAGGGCCCTGCACGTGTCGCTGCGGGCACAAGCCTCTGGCGAGTTCAACATCGTGGGCCGAGGCGTCCTGCCCCTGTCCGGACTCATCCGCCAGGCGGGCGCCCGCCCGCTCCCCCTCCCCGGCCCATTGTTCCGTGGAGCACTCCACGCGCTGGATGTGGTGGGCGCGGATACGTTGCCCGTAGCCCTCCTCGACTACATCCATTACTCGTGGGTGGCGGATGGCGAGCGCGCCGAAACCGCCCTCGGGTTCATCCCCTTCCACCATGTCAGGGACGCCGCCGCGGCGCTCAGGAGGAGCTAG
- a CDS encoding 1-acyl-sn-glycerol-3-phosphate acyltransferase, with the protein MAKGVLGNDPFQRGAASREGATAKPGPHPKERSPSERGTSDAKKASSSRPAPAPQKPSRNAKSAASGRAANASAKKPPRGKPAPGKPQQRNGVKNARGAPPVSTGKVRPATAKAPSTPDVDENEVEPLREPAAPESPRAPPPSREPVVTEKPAARTARQRDVDHALAEALAAEVAEITAKHAVDEAMDRRAGTDEPVDRLLATEMATELAEAAVEEVLEHSPASRRPERERELAATVAAQVAESAAEIAVAEVMDRKDSTADASERLDERAADSLVDELDEEERFDLELREDLMIAGAVMETYEYDNAQDGGDDAWTRSIAPHSTDRYSVEPEVEMPDATRDEFPPSRRGPLSLVQPTDDTTSTEPSAEAFGESGGQRPLAERASGVLSLAREIAGQALASEGLGRAWGAVNGMLDAVRAGLGTGGGAHLDEYGKDPSLVQRLEPVLEFLYGQYWRVSAQGADHIPGGAVILVANHSGALPYDGLVMSLALARERPDLRESRWLVEDQIFHAPVLGTLFNRLGAVRACPENALRLLDEQRPLVVFPEGYQGLSKPFAERYRLKRFGRGGFVKLALRTGAPIVPVAIVGAEETSPMLGRLPASFLGLPYVPLTPLGPLPLPAKWSIRFGEPISMDGLPPEAADDLGEVGRLTERTREAIQTMLHTLLRQRRSIFAG; encoded by the coding sequence ATGGCCAAGGGTGTCCTCGGCAACGATCCCTTCCAGCGGGGCGCCGCTTCCCGTGAGGGTGCGACCGCGAAGCCCGGCCCCCACCCGAAGGAACGCTCGCCCTCCGAGCGCGGGACCTCCGACGCGAAGAAAGCGTCGAGCTCCCGCCCGGCCCCGGCCCCCCAGAAGCCCTCCCGGAACGCGAAGTCCGCCGCGTCCGGGCGCGCCGCGAACGCGAGCGCGAAGAAGCCGCCTCGTGGAAAGCCCGCACCCGGGAAGCCCCAGCAGCGCAATGGCGTGAAGAACGCCCGGGGTGCGCCTCCCGTGAGCACCGGCAAGGTGCGTCCCGCCACCGCCAAGGCCCCGAGCACGCCTGACGTGGACGAGAACGAGGTGGAGCCCCTTCGCGAGCCCGCGGCTCCGGAGTCGCCGCGCGCCCCTCCTCCGTCGCGAGAGCCGGTCGTGACGGAGAAGCCCGCCGCGCGGACGGCCCGTCAACGGGATGTGGACCACGCGCTCGCGGAGGCCCTCGCGGCCGAGGTCGCGGAGATCACCGCGAAGCACGCGGTGGACGAGGCCATGGACCGCCGCGCGGGAACCGACGAGCCCGTGGACCGGTTGCTCGCCACGGAGATGGCCACCGAGCTCGCCGAGGCCGCGGTGGAGGAAGTCCTGGAGCACAGCCCCGCGAGCCGGCGTCCGGAGCGGGAGCGGGAGCTCGCCGCCACCGTGGCCGCGCAGGTCGCGGAGAGCGCCGCCGAAATCGCGGTCGCCGAGGTGATGGACCGAAAGGACAGCACCGCGGATGCCTCGGAGCGACTCGATGAGCGCGCCGCGGACAGCCTGGTGGACGAGCTGGACGAAGAGGAGCGCTTCGACCTGGAGCTGCGCGAGGACTTGATGATCGCCGGCGCCGTGATGGAGACGTACGAATACGACAACGCCCAGGACGGGGGCGACGATGCGTGGACACGGTCCATCGCTCCGCACTCGACCGACAGATACTCCGTGGAGCCGGAGGTGGAAATGCCAGACGCGACGCGCGACGAGTTCCCTCCCAGCCGGCGAGGCCCGCTCTCCCTGGTGCAACCCACCGACGACACGACGAGCACGGAGCCTTCCGCGGAGGCCTTCGGTGAGTCCGGCGGTCAGCGCCCGCTCGCGGAGCGCGCCAGTGGGGTGTTGTCCCTGGCCCGGGAGATCGCTGGACAGGCGCTGGCCAGTGAAGGGCTGGGGCGAGCCTGGGGCGCGGTGAACGGCATGCTGGACGCGGTGCGCGCGGGCCTGGGCACGGGCGGCGGCGCGCACCTGGACGAGTACGGCAAGGACCCCTCGCTGGTGCAGCGGCTGGAGCCCGTGCTGGAGTTCCTCTATGGCCAGTACTGGCGCGTCAGTGCCCAGGGCGCGGACCACATCCCCGGGGGCGCGGTCATCCTCGTGGCGAACCACTCGGGAGCCCTGCCCTACGACGGCCTCGTGATGTCACTGGCGCTGGCCCGCGAGCGGCCGGACCTGCGCGAGTCGCGATGGCTGGTGGAGGACCAGATCTTCCACGCCCCCGTGCTCGGCACCCTCTTCAACCGCCTGGGCGCGGTGCGGGCGTGTCCGGAGAACGCGCTGCGGCTCCTCGACGAGCAGCGCCCCCTGGTCGTCTTCCCGGAGGGCTATCAGGGCCTGAGCAAACCCTTCGCGGAGCGCTACCGCCTCAAGCGCTTCGGACGCGGAGGGTTCGTCAAGCTGGCGCTGCGCACGGGGGCTCCCATCGTCCCCGTGGCCATCGTCGGCGCGGAGGAGACGTCCCCCATGTTGGGCCGCCTCCCCGCGAGCTTCCTGGGGCTTCCCTACGTGCCGCTCACCCCGCTGGGCCCGCTGCCGTTGCCCGCCAAGTGGAGCATCCGCTTCGGAGAGCCCATCTCCATGGACGGCCTGCCTCCCGAGGCGGCCGACGACCTGGGCGAAGTGGGACGCCTCACCGAGCGCACCCGCGAAGCCATCCAGACCATGCTGCACACGCTGCTGCGGCAGCGGCGCTCCATCTTCGCCGGCTGA
- the mutL gene encoding DNA mismatch repair endonuclease MutL, with protein MARIARLSDVLINKIAAGEVVERPASVVKELVENSIDAGSSTIRVDLAGGGVDRIIVSDDGHGMGRHDATTCLERHATSKLRELDDLFHIDSMGFRGEAVPAIASVSRFSLHTAEVGAEVGTRVTLEGGVDTVVEDAPPRVGTVITVEDLFFNVPARRKFLRRGDTELKHAEEAVVRLALANPDVAFFATHEGNELFSSAACPEDPRERIAAALGPAAHPHLFPVEERRLGVSVTGYAASPEFTFPNARGLYTFVNRRYVRDRGLIGTIQRAYQDFLAAGRQPVVVLHIDVDPIAVDVNVHPQKLEVRFSDARGVQEAISAALNRMLRAAPWLGAGVDPSASGAPQPMDAAHYALAVERFLTRAQEASWGAPLPTTMDAPAGGAPTPVPFSGAPGAMAAIPSALPFANGAVGRAPAFGEAQPQLNEAPPPGYFAALRPMGLLGGRFHICEGPGGTLVVLDPHAALERARLTTYLRMLDDEKGPPAPSLFGATLEFTVQVAKSLVEGREALARLGVDVEPFGGTTVALKSVPPGLEGADARSLLEALARALPPRSAALDAVTLAEAVRVMACHAARKAGAVPLTDAQLRALLGELDRADFHPPCIHGTVVVLEMPLLELERRAR; from the coding sequence ATGGCACGCATTGCCCGTCTCAGTGACGTCCTCATCAACAAGATTGCCGCCGGTGAGGTGGTGGAGCGGCCCGCCTCCGTCGTGAAGGAGCTGGTGGAGAACTCCATCGACGCGGGCTCGAGCACCATCCGGGTGGACCTGGCCGGTGGGGGCGTGGACCGCATCATCGTGTCGGATGACGGGCACGGCATGGGTCGGCACGACGCCACCACGTGTCTGGAGCGCCACGCCACCAGCAAGCTGCGGGAGCTGGACGACCTGTTCCACATCGACTCCATGGGCTTCCGGGGCGAGGCGGTGCCGGCCATCGCCTCCGTGTCCCGCTTCTCGCTCCACACCGCGGAGGTGGGCGCGGAGGTGGGCACCCGCGTGACGCTGGAGGGTGGGGTGGACACCGTGGTGGAGGACGCCCCGCCGCGCGTGGGCACCGTCATCACCGTGGAGGACCTCTTCTTCAACGTGCCCGCGCGCCGCAAGTTCCTGCGCCGGGGCGACACCGAGCTCAAGCACGCCGAAGAGGCCGTCGTGCGCCTGGCGCTGGCCAACCCGGACGTGGCCTTCTTCGCGACCCACGAGGGCAATGAGCTCTTCTCGAGCGCGGCGTGTCCCGAGGACCCCCGCGAGCGGATTGCCGCCGCGCTCGGGCCCGCGGCGCACCCGCACCTGTTCCCGGTGGAGGAGCGGCGGCTGGGCGTCAGCGTCACCGGCTACGCGGCCTCGCCCGAGTTCACCTTCCCCAACGCGCGCGGGCTCTACACGTTCGTCAATCGGCGCTACGTAAGGGACCGGGGCCTCATCGGCACCATTCAGCGCGCGTATCAGGACTTCCTCGCGGCCGGGCGCCAGCCCGTCGTCGTGCTCCACATCGACGTGGACCCCATCGCGGTGGACGTCAACGTGCACCCGCAGAAGCTGGAGGTCCGCTTCTCCGACGCGCGCGGGGTGCAGGAGGCCATCAGCGCCGCGCTGAACCGGATGCTGCGCGCGGCCCCGTGGCTGGGCGCGGGCGTGGACCCCAGCGCCTCCGGGGCTCCGCAACCCATGGATGCCGCGCACTACGCGCTCGCGGTGGAGCGCTTCCTCACCCGTGCGCAGGAGGCGTCCTGGGGTGCGCCGCTGCCCACCACGATGGATGCTCCGGCAGGAGGGGCTCCGACGCCGGTGCCTTTCTCGGGTGCACCGGGCGCCATGGCCGCGATTCCGTCCGCGCTGCCCTTCGCGAATGGCGCGGTGGGGCGAGCCCCCGCGTTCGGCGAGGCCCAGCCCCAGCTCAACGAGGCCCCGCCTCCGGGCTACTTCGCCGCGCTTCGTCCCATGGGATTGCTGGGGGGACGCTTCCACATCTGCGAGGGACCGGGCGGCACGCTGGTGGTGCTGGACCCCCACGCGGCGCTGGAGCGCGCGCGGCTGACGACGTACCTGCGCATGCTGGACGACGAGAAGGGTCCTCCCGCGCCGTCCCTGTTCGGCGCCACGCTGGAGTTCACCGTCCAGGTGGCGAAGTCCCTCGTCGAGGGACGCGAGGCGCTCGCCCGGCTGGGCGTGGATGTGGAGCCGTTTGGCGGAACCACGGTGGCGTTGAAGTCGGTTCCCCCGGGGTTGGAAGGGGCGGATGCCCGTTCGTTGCTGGAGGCGCTCGCCCGGGCGCTGCCGCCGCGAAGCGCCGCGCTGGATGCCGTCACGCTCGCGGAGGCGGTGCGGGTGATGGCGTGCCATGCCGCGCGCAAGGCCGGGGCGGTGCCGCTCACGGACGCGCAGCTGCGGGCGCTGCTGGGGGAGCTGGACCGGGCCGACTTCCACCCGCCCTGCATCCACGGCACGGTGGTCGTCCTGGAGATGCCGCTGCTGGAGCTGGAGCGCCGGGCTCGCTGA
- a CDS encoding GGDEF domain-containing protein, whose translation MQKETTVVTVISKISDRPVNLDAALVVIYGLDLGRKFDLTRAETLIGRSSKSDIQIDQESVSRSHAAIANTREGVRIRDAGSTNGTFVNDELVEGERELRNGDLVKIGRTIFKYIAGGNIEAAYHDEIYRLTTMDGLTQIYNRRYFDEQLDREISRSRRYERVLSLVLLDIDHFKKVNDKFGHLAGDSVLKQLASTVRTRIRREDVFARYGGEEFAILLPEVALPGAKQLAEKVRRLVEKQRFEFDRQPIPVTISLGVAVLEPRHREPGDLVRAADEKLFEAKTAGRNRVIS comes from the coding sequence GTGCAGAAGGAGACGACGGTCGTCACGGTCATCTCGAAGATCTCCGACCGGCCGGTCAACCTCGACGCGGCTCTGGTGGTGATCTACGGCTTGGACCTGGGTCGGAAGTTCGATTTGACGCGCGCGGAGACGTTGATTGGCCGCTCGTCGAAGTCGGACATCCAGATTGACCAGGAGTCGGTGAGCCGCAGCCACGCGGCCATCGCCAACACGCGAGAGGGCGTGAGGATTCGCGACGCGGGCTCCACCAACGGCACCTTCGTCAACGACGAGTTGGTGGAGGGCGAGCGGGAGCTGCGCAACGGCGACCTGGTGAAGATTGGCCGCACCATCTTCAAGTACATCGCCGGCGGCAACATCGAGGCCGCCTACCACGACGAAATCTACAGGCTGACCACGATGGACGGCCTGACGCAGATCTACAACCGCCGCTACTTCGACGAGCAGTTGGATCGCGAAATCTCCCGCAGCCGGCGATACGAGCGCGTGTTGTCCCTGGTGCTTCTGGACATCGACCACTTCAAGAAGGTGAACGACAAGTTCGGCCACCTCGCGGGTGACTCGGTGCTCAAGCAGTTGGCGTCCACGGTGCGCACGCGCATCCGCCGCGAGGATGTCTTCGCCCGCTACGGTGGCGAGGAGTTCGCCATCCTGTTGCCGGAGGTGGCGCTGCCCGGGGCGAAGCAGCTCGCCGAGAAGGTGCGGCGGCTGGTGGAGAAGCAGCGCTTCGAGTTCGACCGTCAGCCCATCCCCGTCACCATCTCCCTGGGCGTGGCCGTGCTGGAGCCCCGCCACCGCGAGCCCGGTGACCTGGTGCGCGCGGCGGACGAGAAGCTCTTCGAGGCGAAGACGGCGGGACGCAACCGCGTCATCTCTTGA